The Lolium rigidum isolate FL_2022 chromosome 1, APGP_CSIRO_Lrig_0.1, whole genome shotgun sequence region cgttctctctatggtctcaaacaggcccctcgtgcccggtttgagcgctttgcctcgctgctggtttctctcctagtcttcatgatccgaagcacttttcgttcacacttctcctcgtggacgtactcttcttcttctctatgttgatgatatgatcattaccggtgatgatcccgagtatattgcctttgtcaaggctcgtccgCGTGATCggcttcttatgactgatcttggtcctcttcgctattttcttggcattgaggtttcctccacctccgatggcttttctatctctcgggaaaagtacatccaggatcttcttgctcgtgcttgctcttggggatgagcgcacgatcgatactcctatggagcttaatgttaagcttcgtcctactgatggtgatcctcttcctgatcccacccgttatcgccatcttgttgggagtcttgtctatcttgctgtcactcgtcctgatatttcttatcctgttcatattctgagtcggtTTGTCTCATCTCCTACCACTATTCACTATAGTcacctcctccgtgttcttcgttatcttcgtggtacgatcactcgtcgccttttctttccccgttccagctctctccagctccagtgctattcggatgctacgtgggcgagtgatcctacggatcgtcgttcgctttctcgcttacctgtgtgtttcttggtggttcgcttgttgcttggaagacgaagaaacaggtcgcggcttcccgttcgagtgttgaggccgagctcgcgggctatggctttgttgattgccgaggtgacctggttacggtggttgcttgcagattttggggtctccgttacgacacccactccacttttgtccgacgatacaggtgctatcggtattgcacgtgatccggtcaagcatgagctgaccaagcatattggtgttgatgctttttatacacgtgctcgggTGCAtgatgaggttgttgcggttcattatgtgccttcggatttacgagttggcggatttctttacaaaggcacaaactcgagcgcagcatgactttttactctccaaactcagtgttgtggatccaccatgagtttgagagggggtgttagagtatatatctgtatattgtagtttccccatatgttagggggcttcctgcatatttgcgcctgtacatgtactatatattgtggcctttggtcccctgataatacaacaagtatattgccTAACAGATGATACATGGATCCATGGCCGGCGGTGGCGGATCTCAACTCCTGCTATAATTCACTATTAGGCATCAATGTATTAAGTTTACGATGGTGAGATTGAATCGTGCCCTTAGGGTACCCGAGGGGTGGCTTATATACTACGTTGAGCCTAGGGTTTACAAAGAGTGTCCTAACCGACTAGCTTGTGGAATCCAAAGGCGATACGTATATCTAGTTGTGTGCTGAAAGTCTTGAGACCCCAAACTCCTACTCGGTTCTTTCTTGGAATGTACCTTCCGTCTTGAGCTTCAGGCGGACTGGTAACCCCGGTGGGCTTTACGCCATTACCTCCTGTAGATCACCATGTTCCGTTGGTATTTAGTCATGTCATGTCTATGCCCATAAAGTATGTCCACAACCCTCCACCCCCCAAATGGCGTACTTTTGATGTATTGTCTTGTGTATGGCCAACACACTGTTTTATTAGAAGACATGTTACTTTATACTGTCTAACATGATAGGAAAAAGAGCATCaaaaagataaaaataaagagattccaacaaaaaccatgaaaaaataACTGGAGAAATGTGTTAGGGGCGAAGTATAGGGATTTAATTCTGCTGACATCTTCTTTTATAACTTATAAGCGAACATTCTGCTGACATCCGAATGGCGCCTGTCCAAGGTTGCATTCCAATGTTTCCAGCCCACTGTGTATCGCCGATGACTAAATGGATCATGTTGAGGGAGAACATAGGCCCATCATGCTCAGCTATCTAGAACTGTAAGCTTGTCGGTGAGGCCAATCTGAACCCATTCGCAGTGTGCCCCGACTGGGCCAATCTTATAGCTCGATCATGGCCACTTCACCGGTGGCGTGCAGTGAGTGCATCGCGACCGACAGACACGGCCCGTAGTGAGTCTCCGCACCGGAATCGGATCATCTCTCCTCGCCGCCCGCATCAGCATGTGAGCACCGACCGCGCACACGACGCACGCGTAGCAGCTCGACAAGTCGCCGCTCCTCATCATTCCGCTGGCCCTATCATGCCACATCGatcgcgaggaggaagaagacacacGACCGACGCCCCTACGGTTGGGCGCCAAGTTGCTGTCGTCTCCTCTGTACCACCAGCTCCCCGTCAACCTCCCGGATCAGCTCTCGCGAAGCGGGAACAGCTCCGGGACCGACCAACCGGGAGAGGAGGACGGAGGGTGACCTCCGGCAATGAGCAGTAGCTGCCGCGTCGCGCCGCTCACAGCTGGAAAGAAAGTGACACTGGACCAGaaatagaggaagaagaagatctgaATCTGAATCTCACAAGATAATACAGAACGACAAGTGATCCTCCTCTAGTTTCTTTGCCCGAGAACGTGATTCGCATTCCCGAAATGTTTGCAGTGgcaatggcattatattgacttgcATTTGCAAGGAATTACAGGAACATACATTTTGCCAGTAGTCCAAGATCGATCCCCATCCTGATCCATGGCCTTGATCGGTTACAGTGATGAATGGATCCGAAACATGaatcgagaaaacgcaaaaaggAAGAACGGAAGAACATATATTACAGCTTAATTCCGTTGATCTGGTCCCTGAACACGCATCACTGCTCGATCATTTGCGATCGCGTTCAGAGAAACAAACACACAcagtcacacacacacacataacgTACTATGTACTCCGGTTTATTGCCCCGATGGGCCAGAGCTAATCTGTATGCAATGCCGTATCGATCATGTTCGCCGATCGAGCTATGCCGACATGAAAATGATCACGCGCGGATCCATGGATGCGGTACTAACACCTGGCGCCGACGTCGCCGTTGTCGAAGTTCTGGGCGTAGCTGACGGAGTCGTACCCGAAGTCctgcccgtgcccgccgccgccgccgagcgggagGCCGTCGCGGCCCAGGAGGCGGCGTACCTCGGCGCGCGCCTTGTAGAAGACGTGCCGGAGCGTGCCGCGGCAGTGGCACCCCAGCGCGGCCTTCTCGTCGTCGCTCATCTCCAGGCCCCGCGCGAAGGACGGCTTCCGCTCCATCACCCACCCGAGCCCCCACTCCCACCACCGCCGCACCGCGCCAGCCGCCGCCAGCGCCTTGATCGACGGCATCGACCGCGCGCGCCGGAgcgcctccgacgaggaggaggagagcggCTGGAGGTGCAGCGACAGGGACGACGACACGCGCCGCCGCATCCCGGACAGGTCCACCTTGCCGCCGCCCTTGTTCGCCGCGCCCCCGGCGGCGGTCGTCACCGGTAGGTCGTCCTGCCACGCGCTCCGCCGCGGCTTGATCGTCTCCAGGATCGCGTCGGTCGCCATTGCCCGACAACAACTGCAACAAGACGGGATCGATCAGGTTGGAGAGGGAGATCTCGGATTCTGTGGGTTTCTTGGAGCTGCGCGCTTTGGTTGGTAGCACAAGGCCGCGCGCGGGGCTGGTGGGTTGGTTCTCGAGTAGCTTTTGCAAATTGGAGCGCCACAGCCTGGATATATTTGTGCATCGAGCAGTGGACCTGCAGCCTGGGCGCCAACTGCTAGTTACACCAAACCATGTACGCTCTCTACATGCCGTATATACGAGGTACACGTACTATCATAGATCATGTAGTAGTAGTATGGTTTATGGCTACATCTTGTCggttctcagctagctgagaatTAACTTCATGTTTAGTTAAATCTTACACCATTTGATTTGCATCTTGATTTGTGTTAGTTATAAGTTGTAAAATAAGTTGTAACTGAAATTCTGTGACATCATTCAActagttctcagtcgactgagaaatagtcgtacttatttttaaacataaggcctaagccctgctttaaattaataaaggcgCGAAACCGGCAGATACAGAGTGCATACATAGCCAACACAACGAACAGGACACAGATACACAAGCAAACAAAGGATAAAAACTACGAGCTTCGCTTGACATGTCGTGTCCATCGTCTTCACGAACGCCGACACCAGGAGAAGCAGGGGCAATAGGGAGCATCATCCGCAGGCACACTGCATGCAATTCTGCCACAAGAACGAAAGGAGGCCAGCACACGGTCTCTGACTCCGAAGAGGGATCCCTTCCTTCTCGCCCCGGATCGCAGGGCGCTGCACCGTCGAAAGGCAGAGAGGTTCCCCCAAGAACGCACCATCGCTGAGACTACCCAAAGCTCAAAGGAGAGATCAAGACCAGCCGCCCCACCAGAAGCCACGCCACGGCCACTGCCACCCACATCACCGTCTAGAGGGCGCACACTGATGAACGAAGGCGCACTAGGAGGATCGGCAGACAAAAAGCAGCAACCACCACCAGACCCAAGCTTGCGGAGCAACCTCCAGACCTGGCTCGACGCCGCGCAAGGAGCACCGCCAAGAACCACCACCGACAACAGAAGAACCTTGCCAACCACCCCAGCAGCCCCGGACGGTGCCTTCAGGAAGGGAACGACATCgtgacgccgccaccgcccaagCAGGGACTAGGGTTTTCACCCTGGGCAGGGGGTTGGGTGGGGAGGAAGAAGGGACCTCAACgaagcctccaaggagggaatCGGCGCCGGGGGCGTCGACGACGTCGTGGCCACCGCCGGCCGAGAGGTTTCCCCGGTCCCGACCAGCCCCACCACCAACAACCCGGCCACAAACCCGCAGATCTGGCCGAGAGTTGCGAGCTTCATCGTTCGGGGGCGGAGATCTCCCCAGATCTGACGCCGCAGGCCGGCGGAGGGCCCCGAGCGTCGCACCACACGTTCaccgcctccccgccgcccgcaCGGCCGAGGACACGGGCCCGCACCACCcacggccgccgctcgccgcgtAGAAGACAGCGCGCGTTGccaccatccggagccgccgctccggtgtccaaagATCCCCACCGGGGTCACCACCGACCGCAACCGCCCCCGGAATCCGCGGCCGAGGTCGTGGAGGAGGGATTCGCCGAGCAGCGCCCCAGCCATGGCGGCTGCCGCGCAGCAACCAGCCCCCATGCTGCTGCGCCGCGGAGCGAGGACGAGACGGGCCGAGGAAggaatcgtcgctgtccatggctaaagcaaaatcaatggttaaaattgcgccgaggcagacgacgcaacaaacagcgaccaatcgcgcctacctggcaagtcgtcgagcaccttctgtgcgcggaggtggggcggatttgatggCGCGTtctgggaggcgccggcgacgcggcggcggcggcacgaccggcgggagccccggccgcgacaacggtggcGACTCGCGAGcacggatcggacgcccaaacggccgggaaatccagcggcggcggtggggtgggaggcgcgggaaggaaggagcgacgagaaaagaggcgcgaaccaacggtttatgcaaatagtcgccgacatgtgggagcccgcctcgctttcgttgtgtccggcgtccccggtgcgtcccccgtgggacggggacgggctcggggcgccggacaccgtatccgggcgcgccggacaaaaaagggctttgggggacgcggctggaacgctttttttgtccggcgcgccccaaatcgctttgggggacggtttgggggacgcgactggagatgctcttaccgagGTCATAGTTGCAGTTCATTTTGCTATTTTAGGTTTAAAAATTGGAGCAAAATTTTAAACTACAAATCACAAAATGAACCGTAAGTGGGATTTTGGCGGGATTTCGCATGCAGCTCTAACTTTGACCAACTTGAAAATATCAACATCCATAATATCCAATTTTTATCGCAAGCCATcaagaaatatattttcatactatATTTAATTAGTATTTTGGATGTTGAGATGTTTCTTTCCTATAAACATTACAAAATTACTTAGGACAAACTAATATGCAGTACCCCCACCTGGAGATGACACATTATAGTTGTCGTGCTTGGATAAATGGGACAAAACTATGAACTTTTTATAGATTAGTTTCACATGCCATATTCCATTCGTAAaatgtgttttttcttcttcttttccatgTCCTTCATTCTCTTCAAATACTCATTGATATAACCTGTCAATGTTATGTCAAATTCTTACTTAAAATGATATTTGTATCATCACAGTAGTCTCTATAATTGCACATTTAAGAGAGGAACcactcactacaggaatggtgcaAGGACGGCCGGAAGCCTACGGCGTGGCCACATTGGGTCGTCAGTGTAGGCTACGCCAAGGGTAGCTCGTATATGCTGACGGTGGACGTCGGCGTCTAGACCCTCGGCGCAGGCCACGCCATCCGTTAACTTCAATTTTGTTTAGTCTCTCGCATGAattattttaactctaactacacttaatcttaggtcaaattacactcatggtcaaacttcccaatTTGGCCAGTCATCCTCAAACTACTCCAACCCATGCACTCTTGCCGTATCAATCTTATTAACCCTTAGACCGTGatatcacatttctttattgttttgaattttaaaaaattatttaaataaacatcaaTAATTAAGTAATAATAATGTTTATGCAGAGGATCcaattattaatttattttaaaaaataaaaaaatagaaatccTGCATTtcgggcaaaaactaaaatcttcatgTTTTCATATTTCCATTTCGAATTTCGAGAATCTAAAAAAATGCCAACCAGGTAATCCCTGGTGAATTCGAATGCAACTTTTTCacatgatcattttgatatattatacatttttctGACGTCGTATGCAACCATAAAAGCAGTTTTACTGGTACATGACCAGTTTTGCAATACAGGTCAAAATTCATTTTTGTTAAATTATCTTGCAACAAGATGACATAAAACATGAACTTctggaaggattttatttttggaattttttaatCATTTTTCTACCATTCATTTGAAACTTAAAAAAGACggtcaaggggggggggggggcttggagGGAAAAAAGTTgaaggctacgccgagggtggtcGTTTCGTGCGTTTTTAGTCACAATTGTACAGCTAGTTTAATTTAAAGAAAAAGTATGAACAAGGTGCCTGAGATTTGAGAAACACATCTGCGACCATGGTTTTGGCACCAGACTTGTTGCCCATTTGCGACTTTTGTTGTGCGTACAACCTGCGGCAGGGTATTGAGTGGAATGCTCGCCTGCTGAAAACTGTACTACTCGCAATAAGTTGTGGTCGATCTAGGCCATGGATCA contains the following coding sequences:
- the LOC124677837 gene encoding uncharacterized protein LOC124677837, giving the protein MATDAILETIKPRRSAWQDDLPVTTAAGGAANKGGGKVDLSGMRRRVSSSLSLHLQPLSSSSSEALRRARSMPSIKALAAAGAVRRWWEWGLGWVMERKPSFARGLEMSDDEKAALGCHCRGTLRHVFYKARAEVRRLLGRDGLPLGGGGGHGQDFGYDSVSYAQNFDNGDVGARC